Proteins encoded within one genomic window of Setaria italica strain Yugu1 chromosome IV, Setaria_italica_v2.0, whole genome shotgun sequence:
- the LOC101779476 gene encoding serine/threonine protein phosphatase 2A 55 kDa regulatory subunit B alpha isoform isoform X1 translates to MDPPGPGDQGEASQLQPPPPLEWRFAQVFGERAAGEDVQEVDIISAIEFDKSGDHLATGDKGGRVVLFERTDARDQSESRRELERQDVPITRHPECRYKTEFQSHEPEFDYLKSLEIEEKINKIKWCQTANNALSLLSTNDKTIKYWKVQEKKIKRVSVMNLDTSQSVGRSTASASTSSSKAPLPNGGCSDKFNCLNTDLSFPPGGYPSLRLPVVTSLEANPVARCRRVYAHAHDYHINSISNNSDGETFISADDLRINLWNLEINSQSFNIVDVKPTNMEDLTEVITCAEFHPTHCNTLAYSSSKGSIRLIDLRQSALCDNHSKIFEEHEASRSFFTEIIASISDIKFSRDGRHILSRDYMTLKLWDLNMDSGPVSTFQVHEHLRPRLCDLYENDSIFDKFECCLSGDGLRVATGSYGNIFRVFGCTPGSIEATTLEASRNPMRRQIANPTRPTRTLTSFTRGVRRGGENQGVDANGNSLDFSTKLLHLAWHPTENSIACAAANSLYMYYA, encoded by the exons TTGACATTATCTCTGCAATCGAGTTTGATAAATCTGGTGATCATCTTGCCACCGGGGATAAAGGAGGACGGGTGGTATTGTTTGAAAGGACAGATGCTCGGGAT CAGAGTGAAAGCCGGAGAGAACTAGAGAGACAAGATGTTCCGATTACTAGACACCCAGAGTGCCGCTACAAAACCGAATTTCAGAGTCATGAACCTGAG TTTGACTAcctcaaaagtttggaaatagaGGAAAAGATCAACAAGATCAAGTGGTGCCAGACAGCCAACAATGCTCTCTCCCTTTTGTCTACAAATGATAAGACAATCAAATACTGGAAG GtgcaagagaagaaaataaagcGAGTTTCTGTCATGAATTTAGACACTTCTCAAAGTGTAGGAAGAAGTACTGCTAGTGCAAGTACCAGTAGTTCTAAGGCACCACTTCCAAATGGTGGATGTTCAGATAAGTTCAATTGCCTGAACACTGATCTCTCATTTCCACCTGGAGGCTACCCATCACTGCGTTTGCCTGTT GTTACAAGTCTAGAGGCAAACCCTGTTGCTAGATGTCGCCGTGTATATGCTCATgctcatgattaccatataaaTTCTATTTCAAATAATAG TGATGGGGAGACATTCATATCAGCAGATGATCTGCGAATAAATTTATGGAACTTGGAAATAAACAGCCAAAGCTTTAACATTGTTGATGTAAAGCCTACAAATATGGAAGATCTAACAG AGGTGATTACATGTGCGGAGTTCCACCCAACCCATTGTAATACACTGGCCTACAGTAGCTCAAAGGGCTCTATCCGACTTATTGATCTGCGACAATCAGCACTGTGCGACAACCATTCCAAGAT ATTTGAGGAACATGAAGCATCAAGATCCTTCTTTACAGAGATTATTGCATCAATTTCCGACATAAAGTTTTCAAGAGATGGAAGACATATTCTTAGTCGTGATTATATGACTCTCAAG CTATGGGATCTAAACATGGATTCGGGCCCTGTTTCAACATTCCAAGTCCATGAACATTTAAGACCTAGG CTTTGTGATCTGTATGAGAATGACTCAATTTTTGACAAGTTTGAGTGTTGTCTTAGTGGGGATGGACTTCGTGTTGCAACTGGTTCTTATGG TAACATATTTCGTGTTTTTGGTTGTACTCCTGGAAGCATAGAGGCAACCACTTTGGAAGCAAGTAGGAATCCAATGAG GCGTCAGATTGCAAATCCGACAAGGCCCACACGGACATTGACTTCTTTTACCCGTGGTGTTCGGAGAG GTGGAGAAAATCAAGGCGTTGATGCCAATGGAAATTCGCTTGACTTCTCAACGAAGTTGCTCCATCTCGCATGGCACCCAACTGAGAATTCCATCGCATGTGCTGCTGCAAATAGCTTGTATATGTATTATGCGTAG
- the LOC101779476 gene encoding serine/threonine protein phosphatase 2A 55 kDa regulatory subunit B alpha isoform isoform X2, with protein sequence MDPPGPGDQGEASQLQPPPPLEWRFAQVFGERAAGEDVQEVDIISAIEFDKSGDHLATGDKGGRVVLFERTDARDSESRRELERQDVPITRHPECRYKTEFQSHEPEFDYLKSLEIEEKINKIKWCQTANNALSLLSTNDKTIKYWKVQEKKIKRVSVMNLDTSQSVGRSTASASTSSSKAPLPNGGCSDKFNCLNTDLSFPPGGYPSLRLPVVTSLEANPVARCRRVYAHAHDYHINSISNNSDGETFISADDLRINLWNLEINSQSFNIVDVKPTNMEDLTEVITCAEFHPTHCNTLAYSSSKGSIRLIDLRQSALCDNHSKIFEEHEASRSFFTEIIASISDIKFSRDGRHILSRDYMTLKLWDLNMDSGPVSTFQVHEHLRPRLCDLYENDSIFDKFECCLSGDGLRVATGSYGNIFRVFGCTPGSIEATTLEASRNPMRRQIANPTRPTRTLTSFTRGVRRGGENQGVDANGNSLDFSTKLLHLAWHPTENSIACAAANSLYMYYA encoded by the exons TTGACATTATCTCTGCAATCGAGTTTGATAAATCTGGTGATCATCTTGCCACCGGGGATAAAGGAGGACGGGTGGTATTGTTTGAAAGGACAGATGCTCGGGAT AGTGAAAGCCGGAGAGAACTAGAGAGACAAGATGTTCCGATTACTAGACACCCAGAGTGCCGCTACAAAACCGAATTTCAGAGTCATGAACCTGAG TTTGACTAcctcaaaagtttggaaatagaGGAAAAGATCAACAAGATCAAGTGGTGCCAGACAGCCAACAATGCTCTCTCCCTTTTGTCTACAAATGATAAGACAATCAAATACTGGAAG GtgcaagagaagaaaataaagcGAGTTTCTGTCATGAATTTAGACACTTCTCAAAGTGTAGGAAGAAGTACTGCTAGTGCAAGTACCAGTAGTTCTAAGGCACCACTTCCAAATGGTGGATGTTCAGATAAGTTCAATTGCCTGAACACTGATCTCTCATTTCCACCTGGAGGCTACCCATCACTGCGTTTGCCTGTT GTTACAAGTCTAGAGGCAAACCCTGTTGCTAGATGTCGCCGTGTATATGCTCATgctcatgattaccatataaaTTCTATTTCAAATAATAG TGATGGGGAGACATTCATATCAGCAGATGATCTGCGAATAAATTTATGGAACTTGGAAATAAACAGCCAAAGCTTTAACATTGTTGATGTAAAGCCTACAAATATGGAAGATCTAACAG AGGTGATTACATGTGCGGAGTTCCACCCAACCCATTGTAATACACTGGCCTACAGTAGCTCAAAGGGCTCTATCCGACTTATTGATCTGCGACAATCAGCACTGTGCGACAACCATTCCAAGAT ATTTGAGGAACATGAAGCATCAAGATCCTTCTTTACAGAGATTATTGCATCAATTTCCGACATAAAGTTTTCAAGAGATGGAAGACATATTCTTAGTCGTGATTATATGACTCTCAAG CTATGGGATCTAAACATGGATTCGGGCCCTGTTTCAACATTCCAAGTCCATGAACATTTAAGACCTAGG CTTTGTGATCTGTATGAGAATGACTCAATTTTTGACAAGTTTGAGTGTTGTCTTAGTGGGGATGGACTTCGTGTTGCAACTGGTTCTTATGG TAACATATTTCGTGTTTTTGGTTGTACTCCTGGAAGCATAGAGGCAACCACTTTGGAAGCAAGTAGGAATCCAATGAG GCGTCAGATTGCAAATCCGACAAGGCCCACACGGACATTGACTTCTTTTACCCGTGGTGTTCGGAGAG GTGGAGAAAATCAAGGCGTTGATGCCAATGGAAATTCGCTTGACTTCTCAACGAAGTTGCTCCATCTCGCATGGCACCCAACTGAGAATTCCATCGCATGTGCTGCTGCAAATAGCTTGTATATGTATTATGCGTAG